Proteins encoded in a region of the Cydia pomonella isolate Wapato2018A chromosome 3, ilCydPomo1, whole genome shotgun sequence genome:
- the LOC133516511 gene encoding uncharacterized protein LOC133516511 gives MYRNVQTSVRSPVGMSSRFDTKVGVHQGSALSPLLFNITMNYLTEKIQKPTPWNLLYADDVALISDSIHGIQENLDQWKESLESNGLRISITKTEYMVCNFSPNESSLSSVDVTIDGKALPRVNTFKYLGSVLAEDGSITADITHRTTCGWNKWRTLTTVLCDSKMPIRTKGKVYKTAVRPTYSTTVKYSTLVNDYEFAALAVETLGPWSADMKAFMGALSVRLVDSKGTPGRLGYRDATSLSETKNHFFNGHDIARERKVGSLCLAPTYSRRSPLPPPRDVVAGP, from the exons ATGTATCGAAACGTTCAGACCAGTGTAAGAAGTCCGGTCGGCATGTCATCGAGGTTCGACACCAAAGTAGGAGTTCATCAAGGCAGTGCGCTGAGTCCATTGCTATTTAATATCACCATGAACTATCTTACTGAGAAAATTCAGAAACCTACGCCGTGGAATCTCCTATATGCAGATGATGTGGCTCTGATCTCCGACAGTATACACGGTATACAAGAAAACCTGGATCAGTGGAAGGAATCTCTCGAATCAAATGGGTTGCGCATAAGCATAACAAAGACCGAATACATGGTCTGCAACTTCAGTCCCAATGAGTCAAGCCTGTCGAGCGTAGACGTCACGATAGATGGTAAAGCCTTGCCTAGAGTAAATACATTCAAATATTTAGGCTCAGTTCTCGCAGAAGACGGATCAATAACCGCCGACATTACACACAGAACTACATGTGGGTGGAATAAATGGCGCACCTTAACAACAGTCCTATGCGACTCCAAGATGCCAATAAGAACCAAAGGTAAGGTTTATAAAACCGCTGTAAGACCGACATATTCGACGACAGTGAAATATTCGACCTTAGTTAACGactatgagtttgcggcgctcgcAGTAGAGACTTTGGGTCCTTGGTCGGCTGATATGAAGGCATTCATGGGGGCTTTGTCAGTACGGCTGGTCGATTCCAAAGGGACCCCAGGGCGG CTTGGCTATCGAGACGCTACGTCACTTAGTGAAACTAAGAATCACTTCTTTAATGGCCACGACATCGCGCGGGAACGAAAGGTCGGATCGCTGTGTCTCGCTCCAACCTATAgtcgccgctcgccgctgccgccgccgcgcgatgTCGTGGCCGGGCCGTAA